In Flavobacterium endoglycinae, one DNA window encodes the following:
- a CDS encoding Crp/Fnr family transcriptional regulator produces the protein MIYEQLGHYIRKSIDVSDENLETILSYFKPIKKNKNDILLAQGQISHETFFVAKGCLRIFFINEEGKDVTRYIAFENQLATALVSFITKMPAAENIQVVEQSELLAISHEDFNHLMKIIPQWREFYSNYLEKAYVNNANRLMSFTTMDALERYNQLLKINPAIVKRLPNKIVASYINISQETLSRLKSKVS, from the coding sequence ATGATATACGAACAACTCGGTCATTATATTCGAAAAAGCATTGATGTTTCTGATGAAAATTTAGAAACCATCCTCTCCTATTTCAAACCCATTAAGAAAAATAAAAACGATATTTTACTGGCTCAGGGACAAATTAGTCATGAAACTTTTTTTGTTGCTAAAGGCTGTCTGCGCATCTTTTTTATTAATGAAGAAGGAAAAGATGTAACCCGATATATTGCCTTCGAAAATCAGCTGGCAACTGCTTTGGTTAGTTTTATTACCAAAATGCCTGCCGCCGAAAATATTCAGGTTGTTGAACAATCAGAATTACTGGCGATTTCTCATGAAGATTTTAATCATTTAATGAAAATTATTCCGCAATGGCGTGAGTTTTACAGCAATTATCTGGAAAAAGCGTATGTAAACAATGCCAATCGTTTAATGTCGTTTACCACAATGGATGCTTTGGAACGTTACAATCAATTATTAAAAATAAATCCTGCCATTGTAAAACGACTTCCCAATAAGATTGTCGCCTCTTATATCAATATTTCGCAGGAAACTTTAAGTAGATTGAAATCGAAAGTATCATAA
- a CDS encoding PepSY domain-containing protein: MTLSFWRYAHLALALFSSLFLLLASVTGIILAVDAVQEKTLPYKAPDFDKITLGETLPILKKAYPEITELSIDYNQFVTLKAIDANGNDVNAYINPKTGKTLGTPVKKTEFIKWVTGLHRSLFLHETGRFFVGVISFCLLLISISGFVLVLKRQRGIRNFFSKVIKEYFAQYYHVVLGRLALIPIFIIALTGTYLSLERFNFFMGDEKAKPVNTELSAKAKTTSVFKTTLLSDVKKIEFPFTDDPEEYYIIELKDREIEVNQVTGAVISEKLSPMTIQFADLSLDLHTGRINGIWAIILAIASFNILFFIYSGFAITLKRRSSRIKNKFKASESTFILLTGSENGSTFRFANAIQKQLISQGHKAFITELNRFSVYPKAEHIIVFTSTHGLGDAPSNGNKFETLVEKQNQKQKINFSVVGFGSKSYPDFCGFAIEIDQLLEKQPWAERYLDLQTVNDKSASEFVEWVKLWSTKTGISLANTPSLYNHVPKGRQKLMVLDKTPISETEHTFILTLRANSRTKFISGDLLAIYPANDTRERLYSIGNHSGNVQLVVKLHPNGFGSGYLNNLEPGDVIKARILKNPAFYLPKKAPKVAFISNGTGIAPFLGMIEQNKAQQEIHLYSGFRMETPTLLAYKKFAKVMKQKQHLDQFHVALSREAKQIYVMDLIKRDTSFFMDLLKKNGVIMICGSLAMQKDVENVLDILCKENGLKSISDYKNNGQILSDCY; encoded by the coding sequence ATGACTCTTTCTTTCTGGCGTTACGCACATTTAGCTCTGGCTTTATTTTCTTCACTTTTTTTGCTTTTGGCTTCGGTAACCGGAATTATTCTGGCGGTCGATGCAGTTCAGGAAAAAACACTTCCGTACAAAGCACCTGATTTTGATAAAATAACACTGGGAGAAACCCTGCCAATTCTAAAAAAAGCGTATCCAGAAATTACAGAACTAAGCATTGATTATAATCAATTTGTAACGCTAAAAGCAATTGATGCTAATGGAAATGATGTAAATGCGTACATCAATCCAAAAACAGGAAAAACACTTGGAACTCCAGTAAAGAAAACCGAATTCATTAAATGGGTTACAGGACTTCACCGTTCGTTATTTCTTCACGAAACGGGACGTTTTTTTGTGGGTGTTATTTCATTTTGTTTATTACTAATATCAATTTCGGGTTTTGTACTGGTTTTAAAAAGACAGCGCGGCATCCGAAATTTCTTTTCTAAAGTAATCAAAGAATATTTTGCGCAATATTACCATGTTGTTTTAGGAAGGCTTGCTTTGATTCCTATTTTTATTATTGCCTTAACAGGAACGTATTTGTCGCTGGAAAGATTTAATTTCTTTATGGGTGATGAAAAAGCAAAACCTGTAAATACAGAACTTTCGGCGAAAGCCAAAACAACTTCTGTATTTAAAACTACTTTATTATCAGACGTTAAAAAAATCGAATTCCCTTTTACGGACGATCCTGAAGAATATTACATCATTGAACTGAAAGATCGTGAAATTGAAGTCAATCAGGTTACTGGAGCTGTAATTTCAGAAAAGCTTTCACCTATGACGATTCAGTTTGCCGATTTGAGTCTTGATCTTCATACCGGAAGAATTAACGGAATCTGGGCTATAATTCTGGCAATTGCCAGTTTCAATATTCTATTCTTTATTTACTCAGGTTTTGCCATTACTTTAAAAAGAAGATCTAGCCGAATTAAAAATAAATTCAAAGCCAGCGAAAGTACTTTTATTCTTTTAACAGGTTCTGAAAACGGAAGTACTTTCAGGTTTGCTAATGCAATTCAGAAGCAATTAATCAGTCAAGGACATAAAGCGTTTATAACCGAATTAAATCGTTTTTCGGTATATCCAAAAGCAGAACATATCATCGTTTTTACATCGACGCACGGTTTAGGTGATGCACCTTCTAATGGAAATAAATTTGAAACTCTAGTAGAAAAACAAAACCAAAAGCAGAAAATCAATTTCTCGGTTGTAGGTTTTGGTTCTAAATCGTATCCTGATTTCTGCGGATTTGCCATTGAAATCGATCAGCTTCTTGAAAAACAGCCTTGGGCAGAGCGTTATTTGGATTTACAAACTGTAAATGACAAATCAGCTTCTGAATTTGTAGAATGGGTAAAATTGTGGAGTACCAAAACTGGAATTTCGCTGGCCAATACACCCTCTTTATACAATCATGTTCCGAAAGGCCGTCAGAAACTGATGGTTTTAGACAAAACTCCAATTTCTGAAACTGAACATACTTTTATTCTGACTTTAAGAGCCAATTCTAGAACTAAATTTATTTCTGGCGATTTATTAGCTATTTATCCGGCAAACGATACAAGAGAACGCCTCTACTCTATTGGAAATCATTCTGGTAATGTACAATTGGTTGTAAAACTACATCCAAACGGATTTGGTTCTGGATATTTAAATAATCTTGAGCCCGGCGATGTTATTAAAGCCCGAATTTTGAAAAATCCTGCTTTTTATCTGCCAAAGAAAGCTCCAAAAGTTGCTTTTATTTCTAACGGAACAGGAATTGCTCCTTTCCTCGGAATGATCGAACAAAATAAAGCACAACAGGAAATACATCTTTACAGTGGTTTCAGAATGGAAACACCCACACTTCTGGCGTATAAAAAGTTTGCCAAAGTGATGAAACAAAAACAGCATCTGGATCAATTTCACGTCGCTTTATCGCGTGAAGCTAAACAGATTTATGTAATGGATCTGATTAAAAGAGATACTTCTTTTTTCATGGATTTATTAAAGAAAAACGGTGTTATCATGATCTGTGGTTCGCTTGCCATGCAAAAAGATGTTGAAAACGTTCTAGATATTTTATGCAAAGAAAATGGTCTTAAAAGTATTTCTGATTATAAAAACAATGGTCAGATCTTAAGTGACTGCTATTAA
- a CDS encoding ankyrin repeat domain-containing protein, which translates to MKKNLFISLAFAAISLVNAQQKNSLLEQSFWKTTPDVEKVKAEIAKGNNPAEANPNAFDVTTLAINNDAPFTTIKFLLDQPGNTITKLTHDNRIYLHWAAYRGNTELVEYLINKGSDVNFEDSHGTTPADFAASNGQSNPAMYDAFFKAGVDPKKKYANGANLLLLAIASDKDLKAAEYFTTKGMSLKDVDNEGNTAFTYAARSGNIALLKKLIEKGIKPTDTALLIAAQGSRRETNPIETYKYLVEEVKIKPTAQNKAGQNVLHILAGKPNQNEIIKYFLAKGVDVNKADKEGNTPVMSASSAKETAALELFLPTAKNINAQNSKGESALTFAVRYGTPEAVNLLLTKGADVNVKDKDGNNLGVYLVQSYRPAGREKETVDPFEAKAKLLQDKGLNLAAAQKDGNTLYHLAITKNDVSLLKKITDLKVDINAKNKDGLTALHRAAMIAKDDSVLKYLIEAGAKKDVTTEFDESAYALAKENEVLTKSNISVEFLK; encoded by the coding sequence ATGAAAAAAAATCTTTTTATTTCTTTAGCATTTGCTGCTATTTCATTGGTTAATGCACAACAGAAAAATTCACTTTTAGAGCAGTCTTTCTGGAAAACTACACCTGATGTAGAAAAAGTAAAAGCTGAAATTGCAAAAGGAAACAATCCAGCCGAAGCCAATCCCAATGCATTTGATGTTACCACTCTGGCAATCAACAACGATGCACCTTTTACTACTATCAAATTTTTATTAGACCAGCCGGGAAATACCATTACTAAATTAACACACGATAATCGTATTTATTTGCACTGGGCCGCTTACAGAGGAAATACTGAATTAGTTGAATACCTTATAAATAAAGGTTCTGATGTTAATTTTGAAGACAGCCACGGAACTACTCCAGCTGATTTTGCCGCTTCAAACGGACAGTCAAATCCAGCGATGTACGATGCTTTCTTTAAAGCGGGTGTTGATCCAAAGAAAAAATATGCAAACGGTGCCAACTTATTGCTTTTAGCTATTGCTTCTGATAAAGATTTAAAAGCCGCAGAATATTTTACAACAAAAGGAATGTCTCTAAAAGACGTTGATAATGAAGGAAACACCGCTTTTACATACGCTGCAAGATCTGGAAATATTGCACTTTTGAAGAAACTTATCGAGAAAGGGATCAAACCAACCGATACCGCTCTTTTAATCGCGGCACAAGGAAGCCGAAGAGAAACAAATCCAATCGAAACGTATAAATATTTGGTTGAAGAAGTAAAAATAAAGCCAACTGCCCAGAACAAAGCAGGACAAAATGTATTGCACATTTTAGCTGGAAAACCAAATCAGAATGAAATCATTAAATACTTTTTAGCGAAAGGTGTTGATGTAAATAAAGCTGATAAAGAAGGAAATACACCTGTAATGTCTGCATCATCAGCAAAAGAAACGGCTGCCTTAGAGCTTTTTCTTCCAACAGCAAAAAATATCAATGCTCAAAATTCAAAAGGAGAATCTGCTTTGACCTTTGCCGTACGATACGGAACTCCAGAAGCTGTAAACTTACTTTTAACAAAAGGCGCTGATGTAAATGTAAAAGACAAAGACGGAAACAACTTGGGCGTTTATTTAGTACAATCTTACCGTCCGGCAGGAAGAGAAAAGGAAACTGTTGATCCTTTTGAAGCAAAAGCAAAATTACTTCAGGACAAAGGTTTAAACTTAGCCGCAGCACAAAAAGACGGAAACACTTTGTATCATTTAGCAATTACTAAAAATGATGTTTCGCTTCTTAAAAAAATCACGGATTTAAAAGTAGATATCAACGCTAAAAACAAAGATGGATTAACAGCCTTGCACAGAGCTGCTATGATTGCCAAAGACGATTCGGTTTTAAAATATCTTATTGAAGCAGGTGCTAAAAAAGACGTAACAACAGAATTTGATGAAAGCGCTTATGCTTTAGCAAAAGAAAATGAAGTGCTTACTAAAAGCAATATCTCTGTCGAGTTTTTAAAATAA
- a CDS encoding ribonucleoside-diphosphate reductase subunit alpha codes for MNTTDTNEVNSISQESGNKMWWKNSESEQILNRGYLLKGETVEGAIDRICTAAARRLYKPELKESFVEMIERGWMSISSPVWANMGTERGLPISCFNVHVPDKIEGITHKLGEVIMQTKIGGGTSGYFGELRERGSAVTDNGKSSGSVSFMRLFDTAMDTISQGGVRRGAFAAYLDIDHPDIEEFLKIKSIGNPIQNLFTGICVPDYWMQEMIDGDGDKRQIWAKVLESRQQKGLPYIFFSDNVNKNKPQVYKDQNLRINASNLCSEIMLPSTNDESFICCLSSMNLELYDEWKDTEAVKLAIFFLDAVLQEFIEKTEGDYYLSGANKFAKRHRALGLGVLGWHSYLQKNMIPFEGMQAKMKTTEIFKHISEKADKATQELARIYGEPELLKGYGRRNTTTMAIAPTTSSSAILGQTSPGIEPFSSNYYKAGLSKGNFMRKNKYLTKLLEEKGLDNEEVWRGIMLNGGSVQHMTQLTQEEKDVFKTFKEISQLEIVQQAAIRQKFVDQGQSLNLNIPAELPIKEVNRLMIEAWQLGVKSLYYQRSQSVSKELVTSLVTCSSCES; via the coding sequence ATGAATACAACAGATACAAATGAAGTAAACAGTATTTCGCAGGAAAGCGGAAACAAAATGTGGTGGAAGAACTCTGAAAGTGAACAGATTTTAAATCGAGGTTATCTTTTGAAAGGTGAAACTGTTGAAGGTGCAATTGACAGAATTTGTACAGCAGCAGCCAGAAGATTATACAAACCCGAATTAAAAGAGTCATTTGTAGAAATGATCGAACGCGGATGGATGAGTATCAGTTCTCCGGTTTGGGCAAATATGGGAACCGAAAGAGGTTTGCCGATTTCTTGTTTTAACGTACACGTTCCAGATAAAATTGAAGGAATTACACATAAATTAGGTGAAGTGATTATGCAGACCAAAATTGGAGGTGGAACTTCTGGTTATTTTGGTGAATTGCGTGAACGCGGAAGCGCCGTAACCGATAATGGAAAAAGCAGCGGATCAGTAAGTTTTATGAGACTTTTTGATACGGCAATGGACACTATTTCTCAAGGCGGTGTTCGTCGTGGTGCATTTGCAGCGTATTTGGATATTGACCACCCAGATATTGAGGAATTTTTGAAAATTAAAAGCATTGGAAATCCAATCCAAAATTTGTTTACCGGAATTTGTGTACCCGATTATTGGATGCAGGAAATGATTGACGGTGATGGTGATAAAAGACAAATCTGGGCAAAAGTTCTGGAAAGCCGTCAGCAGAAAGGACTTCCTTATATCTTTTTCAGCGATAACGTAAATAAAAATAAACCTCAGGTTTACAAAGATCAAAACTTGAGAATCAATGCAAGTAACTTGTGCAGTGAGATTATGCTTCCGTCAACAAATGACGAATCGTTTATCTGCTGTCTTTCATCAATGAACCTTGAACTTTATGATGAATGGAAAGATACTGAAGCAGTAAAACTAGCAATCTTTTTCCTTGACGCTGTATTACAGGAATTTATCGAAAAAACAGAAGGGGATTATTATCTTTCTGGTGCTAATAAATTTGCTAAAAGACACCGTGCATTAGGTTTAGGAGTTTTAGGATGGCATTCGTATTTGCAGAAAAACATGATTCCATTTGAAGGAATGCAGGCTAAAATGAAAACCACCGAAATATTCAAACATATTAGTGAAAAAGCCGATAAAGCCACTCAGGAATTAGCCAGAATTTATGGCGAACCTGAATTGTTAAAAGGATACGGAAGACGTAATACAACTACAATGGCAATTGCGCCTACAACATCATCTTCGGCGATTTTAGGACAGACTTCTCCAGGAATTGAACCTTTTAGCAGTAATTATTACAAAGCGGGTTTAAGTAAAGGTAATTTCATGCGTAAGAATAAATACTTAACAAAATTACTGGAAGAAAAAGGTCTGGATAATGAAGAAGTTTGGAGAGGTATTATGTTGAACGGAGGAAGTGTACAGCACATGACCCAATTGACTCAGGAAGAAAAAGATGTTTTTAAAACGTTTAAAGAAATCAGTCAGTTAGAAATTGTACAGCAGGCCGCTATTCGTCAGAAGTTTGTAGATCAAGGACAGAGTTTAAATCTTAATATTCCGGCAGAACTTCCAATTAAAGAAGTAAACCGTTTAATGATTGAAGCGTGGCAATTGGGAGTAAAAAGTTTGTATTACCAAAGAAGCCAAAGTGTTTCGAAAGAATTGGTTACAAGTCTGGTTACTTGCAGCAGCTGTGAGTCTTAA
- a CDS encoding DUF2271 domain-containing protein: protein MKSILKIALASAFIFLLSFQTNAQSSKYKCMLQMNNYMGEGAYIVVSLVNANGEYEKTLYVMGDDKKWYKSLKEWNKFHSAQKSDDISAKTGASVTGGDRSVTTIEIENSKINKGYKLRFESAVEDQKYYVSDLEIPLTTEGLAEKTDGKGYIKYVRLNKI, encoded by the coding sequence ATGAAATCAATATTAAAAATTGCTCTTGCAAGCGCTTTTATCTTTTTACTTTCTTTCCAGACTAACGCACAATCTAGCAAATACAAATGCATGCTGCAAATGAACAATTATATGGGAGAAGGCGCCTATATTGTAGTTTCTTTAGTGAATGCAAATGGCGAATACGAGAAAACGCTGTATGTAATGGGCGATGATAAAAAATGGTACAAATCATTAAAAGAATGGAATAAATTTCATTCGGCTCAAAAATCAGATGATATCAGCGCTAAAACAGGCGCTTCTGTAACTGGCGGAGACCGCAGCGTAACGACTATCGAAATTGAAAATTCTAAAATTAATAAAGGATACAAACTACGTTTTGAATCTGCGGTAGAAGATCAAAAATATTATGTAAGCGATCTTGAAATTCCGCTTACTACAGAAGGTCTTGCAGAAAAAACAGATGGAAAAGGGTACATTAAATACGTACGATTAAACAAAATATAA
- the ribB gene encoding 3,4-dihydroxy-2-butanone-4-phosphate synthase encodes MISTELNPLVKFGITSKERVENALKQLKNGKGIILTDDENRENEGDLIFSAQHINVPDMALMIRECSGIVCLCLTNEKASELELPYMVKENTSSFQTPFTITIEARKGVTTGVSAKDRITTIKTAIATNAKPEDLARPGHIFPLRAKDNGVLERNGHTEGSVDLMKLAGLQPEAVLCELMNEDGSMAKLDKIVSFAQQHDLVVLSIEDIIYYRRFVRDYK; translated from the coding sequence ATGATAAGTACAGAATTAAATCCGTTAGTGAAATTTGGAATCACTTCCAAAGAACGTGTTGAAAACGCTTTGAAACAACTTAAAAACGGAAAAGGAATTATACTAACCGATGACGAAAACCGAGAAAATGAAGGTGATCTTATATTTTCTGCCCAGCACATAAATGTTCCCGATATGGCTTTAATGATCCGTGAATGCAGCGGAATTGTATGTTTGTGTTTAACCAATGAAAAAGCCAGCGAACTGGAACTTCCTTATATGGTAAAAGAAAATACCAGTAGTTTTCAAACTCCTTTTACCATTACAATAGAAGCTAGAAAAGGCGTTACAACAGGAGTTTCTGCAAAAGACAGGATTACAACCATTAAAACTGCTATTGCCACAAATGCAAAACCTGAAGATTTAGCCAGACCCGGGCATATTTTTCCGCTGCGTGCAAAAGACAACGGCGTGCTTGAAAGAAACGGACATACTGAAGGAAGCGTTGATTTAATGAAACTCGCCGGTTTACAACCCGAAGCCGTTCTATGCGAATTAATGAACGAAGACGGCAGTATGGCAAAACTGGACAAAATCGTTAGCTTTGCACAACAACATGATCTTGTGGTTTTATCTATTGAAGATATTATTTATTACCGCAGATTCGTTAGAGATTACAAGTAA
- a CDS encoding Na+/H+ antiporter produces the protein MENITVIIMLLFGVAFLSLISKRYNFPIPIVLVMCGVIISVVPGLPVVALSPEIVFIIFLPPLLYHAAWHTSWSEFKQTIRPITLAAVGLVFFTTGLVAVVAHWLIDDISWPLAFLLGAIVSPPDAVSATAITKGLGLHPRLIAILEGESLVNDASGLVAYKYALTAITAGNFVLWQAGLNFVLMSVLGIAVGLAVGFIMYYIHKRFVCDDIIEVTLTLLTPFASYLIAEHFHGSGVLAVVATGLFLAARSGTIFSHESRIMTNTIWDVLNNILNGLIFILIGLQLRQIIEGISNYSGNSLFIWGSVISIVVIVVRFLWVIPATIIPRMLSRKIREKEEFDYRNMIIFGWSGMRGVVSMAAALALPLMLNKTEEFPLRNLIIYLVFCVILSTLVIQGLTLPWMIKKLKVQPYSILAEEYNIRNMIVSETITHIEDNFSLLDDELLHNIKSKYEVKFNRLQKTELPANFFGNGKVLGGQIFNEFTKLQIDLLNVERGKLEAMHKAGSVNEEVFRKIEKELDLEETRLWMEMYEE, from the coding sequence ATGGAAAATATCACCGTAATTATCATGTTGCTTTTTGGCGTAGCTTTTTTAAGTTTAATCAGCAAACGATATAATTTTCCAATACCTATTGTTTTGGTAATGTGCGGAGTAATCATTAGTGTGGTTCCAGGACTTCCTGTTGTAGCGTTGAGTCCGGAAATTGTTTTTATCATTTTTTTACCGCCGCTTTTATATCATGCAGCGTGGCATACCAGCTGGTCTGAATTTAAGCAAACCATTCGCCCGATAACTTTAGCAGCCGTTGGTTTAGTATTTTTTACAACTGGATTAGTGGCTGTAGTTGCACATTGGCTGATAGATGATATTTCTTGGCCGTTAGCTTTTTTACTTGGTGCTATTGTTTCGCCTCCCGATGCGGTTTCGGCAACAGCTATTACAAAAGGTTTAGGGCTTCATCCACGATTAATAGCTATTTTGGAAGGCGAAAGTTTGGTAAACGATGCAAGTGGTCTTGTGGCGTATAAATATGCGCTTACAGCAATTACAGCTGGAAATTTCGTTTTATGGCAGGCCGGATTAAATTTCGTTTTGATGTCGGTTTTAGGAATCGCAGTGGGATTGGCTGTTGGTTTTATTATGTATTACATTCACAAAAGATTTGTTTGCGATGATATTATCGAAGTAACGCTTACGTTATTAACGCCTTTTGCTTCTTATTTAATTGCAGAACATTTTCACGGTTCTGGGGTTTTAGCGGTTGTGGCAACAGGACTTTTTCTGGCAGCAAGATCTGGTACTATTTTTTCTCACGAAAGCCGAATTATGACCAATACCATTTGGGATGTTTTAAATAATATTCTCAACGGTTTGATTTTTATTTTAATAGGTCTTCAGTTAAGACAGATTATTGAAGGCATCAGTAATTACTCGGGAAATTCATTGTTTATCTGGGGTTCTGTGATTAGTATTGTGGTGATTGTGGTTCGTTTTTTATGGGTGATTCCAGCGACAATTATTCCGAGAATGCTGAGCAGAAAAATCCGTGAAAAAGAAGAATTTGATTATCGCAATATGATTATTTTCGGATGGTCTGGAATGCGTGGTGTAGTTTCGATGGCCGCGGCTCTGGCACTTCCGTTAATGCTGAATAAAACCGAAGAATTTCCACTTCGTAATTTGATAATTTATCTAGTTTTCTGTGTAATTCTTTCGACTTTAGTGATTCAAGGGCTTACACTTCCGTGGATGATTAAAAAGCTAAAAGTGCAGCCGTATTCGATTTTAGCAGAAGAATATAATATTCGTAATATGATTGTTTCGGAAACCATTACGCATATTGAAGATAATTTTTCTTTGCTGGATGATGAATTGCTTCACAACATTAAAAGTAAATATGAAGTAAAATTTAATCGTTTGCAAAAGACGGAACTTCCTGCTAATTTCTTCGGAAATGGAAAAGTATTGGGCGGACAGATTTTTAATGAATTTACCAAACTGCAGATTGATCTTTTGAATGTTGAAAGAGGAAAATTGGAAGCAATGCACAAAGCGGGTTCAGTCAATGAAGAAGTCTTTCGCAAAATAGAAAAAGAACTCGACCTTGAAGAAACCCGACTTTGGATGGAAATGTATGAAGAATAA
- a CDS encoding FAD:protein FMN transferase, which translates to MNRFLFLFTLICCFVTNAQVLRKKTTLLMGGRFDISIVDKDSLSAVQNIDSVIAEITRIENLISDWKPDSQVSKVNQNAGIQPVKVDREVFQLTQRAIKLSEITNGGFDISFAAMDKIWKFDGSMTEMPSAEAIKKSVEKVGYQNIILDSVQSIIFLKLKGMKIGFGALGEGYATDKCRAMMIEKGVQAGIINGSGDMSTWGKQPNGKDWKIGITNPFHPEKLLTAIPLKEGAVTTSGSYEKFVVFNGKRYSHIINPATGYPATGLCSVTVFGPNAETANGLSTSIMVLGQKEGLLLLQKFRDYSCIMITDKGKIIKSKNFSYKL; encoded by the coding sequence ATGAATAGATTCTTATTTCTATTTACTTTAATCTGTTGTTTTGTAACAAATGCTCAGGTTTTGCGAAAAAAGACAACGCTATTAATGGGCGGACGTTTCGATATCAGCATTGTTGATAAAGATTCGCTTTCGGCAGTACAAAACATTGATAGTGTCATAGCCGAAATCACTCGAATTGAAAATCTAATCTCCGACTGGAAACCAGATTCTCAGGTTTCAAAAGTCAATCAAAATGCTGGAATTCAACCCGTCAAAGTAGATCGAGAAGTTTTTCAATTGACACAAAGAGCCATTAAACTTTCGGAGATTACAAACGGCGGATTCGACATAAGCTTTGCAGCAATGGACAAAATCTGGAAATTTGACGGCTCTATGACCGAAATGCCTTCGGCGGAAGCCATAAAAAAATCAGTGGAAAAAGTCGGTTATCAAAATATTATTCTAGATAGTGTACAGTCGATTATCTTCCTGAAATTAAAAGGCATGAAAATTGGATTTGGTGCTTTAGGCGAAGGTTATGCAACTGATAAATGCCGCGCCATGATGATTGAAAAAGGCGTACAAGCTGGCATTATAAATGGTTCAGGCGATATGAGCACTTGGGGAAAACAGCCTAATGGAAAAGATTGGAAAATCGGAATTACAAATCCATTTCATCCCGAAAAACTTTTAACTGCTATTCCTTTAAAAGAAGGTGCTGTAACGACTTCTGGCAGTTATGAGAAATTTGTTGTTTTTAACGGAAAACGATATTCACACATTATCAACCCAGCAACTGGTTATCCCGCAACTGGTTTATGCAGCGTTACCGTCTTCGGACCCAATGCCGAAACTGCTAACGGATTAAGCACATCTATCATGGTTTTAGGACAAAAAGAAGGATTACTTTTACTCCAAAAATTCCGCGATTACAGCTGCATAATGATTACCGATAAAGGAAAAATCATTAAATCGAAAAATTTCTCGTATAAGTTGTAA
- a CDS encoding ribonucleotide-diphosphate reductase subunit beta, with translation MSIFDKRVNYKPFEYPEVLQFTEAINKAYWVHTEVDFTADTQDFHAHLSVAEKTAVKNSLLAIAQIEVAVKSFWGNIYEHFPKPEFNGLGTTFAECEFRHSEAYSRLLEVLGYNDEFEKLLDVPVIRRRVDYLSNVLKDTRSQDNRKYMVSLILFSILIENVSLFSQFAILLSFTRFKGYMKNVSNIIAWTSIDEQIHANGGIYIINKIREEFPEYFDDATLNLIRETVKDSIAVESDILDWIFEEGEIESIKKGDLVNFMKFRIDESLKQINIPIIFDVPAEDYKALAWFEEEVFANSLDDFFAKRPVEYTKHDKSITANDLF, from the coding sequence ATGTCTATATTTGATAAAAGAGTCAATTATAAACCTTTTGAGTACCCAGAGGTTTTACAATTTACAGAAGCCATAAATAAAGCGTATTGGGTTCATACCGAAGTAGATTTTACTGCTGATACTCAGGATTTTCATGCTCATCTATCGGTAGCTGAAAAAACGGCTGTTAAAAACAGTTTATTGGCGATCGCACAAATTGAAGTTGCTGTTAAGAGTTTTTGGGGAAACATTTACGAGCACTTTCCAAAACCGGAATTTAACGGATTAGGAACTACTTTTGCAGAATGTGAGTTCAGACATTCTGAAGCGTATTCGCGCCTTTTGGAAGTATTAGGTTATAATGATGAATTTGAAAAACTTCTTGACGTTCCTGTGATTCGCAGACGTGTTGATTATCTTTCAAATGTTTTAAAAGACACTCGTTCTCAGGACAATCGTAAATATATGGTTTCGCTGATTTTATTCAGTATTCTTATAGAAAACGTTTCTTTATTCAGCCAGTTTGCCATTTTATTATCTTTTACAAGATTTAAAGGCTACATGAAAAATGTGAGCAATATTATTGCGTGGACTTCAATTGATGAGCAGATTCATGCTAACGGCGGTATTTATATTATTAATAAAATCAGAGAAGAATTCCCAGAATATTTTGATGATGCTACGCTAAACCTTATCAGAGAAACGGTTAAAGATTCGATCGCAGTCGAATCAGACATATTAGACTGGATATTTGAAGAAGGTGAAATTGAAAGTATTAAAAAAGGTGATCTTGTTAATTTTATGAAATTTAGAATTGATGAGAGTTTGAAACAAATTAATATTCCAATCATTTTTGATGTTCCTGCAGAAGACTACAAAGCGCTTGCTTGGTTTGAAGAAGAAGTTTTTGCCAACAGTTTGGATGATTTCTTTGCAAAACGACCAGTAGAATATACCAAACACGATAAGAGTATAACGGCAAACGACCTTTTCTAA